The following are encoded together in the Triticum dicoccoides isolate Atlit2015 ecotype Zavitan chromosome 6B, WEW_v2.0, whole genome shotgun sequence genome:
- the LOC119320840 gene encoding BTB/POZ and MATH domain-containing protein 2-like — MALAGASLVADGMLCASTKLAVDSGADSGYHLLIVEGYSRTKETTPNGEWIESRPFIVGGRRWTIDYSPNGDNSQDEEFISVFLVLDDDIKQSVEVQYAFSFIDQPELRVPKHIRQSEPVCFYKCCDVHGQFRFVKRESHFGDLLLSKEGADITFEVGGEKFAAHQCVLAARSSSFKAQLFGAMNESSVVKISDMTADVFASLLTYIYTDAVPEFVDMEAYDGHEIIYAPRLLQFLEAAERYDLQRLKSICEQKLASFICAKTVADIIAVAERRQCYWLKEACLEFIKAEACLEQVTRTRSPCFLKGLLSKFCLLTKF; from the exons ATGGCACTCGCTGGCGCATCTCTCGTCGCTGATGGCATGTTGTGCGCCTCCACCAAGTTGGCCGTCGACTCTGGCGCCGACAGCGGGTACCACCTGCTCATTGTTGAAGGCTACTCGCGCACCAAAGAGACGACTCCCAACGGCGAGTGGATCGAGTCTCGTCCATTCATTGTTGGTGGCCGTCGCTGGACCATCGACTACAGCCCTAATGGCGATAACTCGCAAGATGAAGAATTTATATCGGTTTTCCTTGTCCTTGATGACGATATCAAGCAGAGCGTGGAGGTTCAGTATGCCTTCAGTTTCATCGACCAGCCTGAGTTGCGGGTGCCAAAGCACATACGCCAAAGTGAACCAGTCTGCTTCTACAAGTGTTGTGATGTTCATGGCCAGTTTAGATTCGTGAAAAGGGAG AGCCATTTTGGCGATCTCCTCCTGAGCAAGGAGGGTGCTGACATTACGTTTGAGGTTGGCGGCGAGAAGTTTGCTGCACACCAGTGCGTGCTTGCAGCCCGATCCTCCAGCTTCAAAGCACAGCTCTTTGGTGCCATGAATGAATCGAGTGTCGTCAAGATAAGTGACATGACAGCAGACGTCTTCGCGAGCTTGCTGACTTACATCTACACTGATGCAGTTCCTGAATTTGTTGACATGGAAGCATACGATGGCCATGAAATTATATATGCACCTCGGCTGCTGCAGTTCCTTGAAGCTGCGGAAAGATATGATCTCCAGAGGCTCAAATCGATCTGTGAACAGAAGTTAGCCAGTTTCATATGCGCAAAAACTGTGGCAGACATCATTGCCGTGGCTGAGCGGAGACAGTGCTACTGGTTGAAGGAGGCCTGCTTGGAGTTCATCAAAGCTGAGGCCTGCTTGGAGCAGGTTACCAGGACCCGCAGCCCCTGCTTTCTCAAGGGCCTGCTCTCCAAGTTTTGTTTGCTGACGAAGTTCTAA